In one window of uncultured Acetobacteroides sp. DNA:
- the gltB gene encoding glutamate synthase large subunit — translation MEKDYPQQQGMYDPAFEKDACGIGAIASIKGIRSHKIVTDALRVLTKLDHRGGVGADPNVGDGAGILIQLPHKFLTKKIRFSLGEEGQYAVGMFFLPHDGAERKRAMLIFENIVDVHNHTFLGWREVPINASSLGDASRDAMPYIAQAFVKRNDDSTDRQKFDVDLFAIRKEFEKLAPDSYICSLSCRTIVYKGMLTSKQLEVFYPDLNDEAMESALALVHSRFSTNTFPSWRRAHPNRLIIHNGEINTIKGNQNWMTAREGNFTSKVFGDNLSKVLPVINPDGSDSSMLDNSIEFMVMNGRTLPEAVMMHIPEPWSKNKELNRSVRDYFEYKSTMMEPWDGPAAIAFTDGEQLGAVLDRNGLRPARYYITKDDYLLLASEVGVFDVAQKNIKTKGRLKPGKMLLVDTAKGELINDKKLKDTYSRRKQYAKWIERSLVKLEQAIDEHEESTVDYSRYLKGFGYTYEDVYSIIQPMATTGDDPLSAMGVDTPLAVLSNKSKLLYDYFKQMFAQVTNPPIDAIREEIVTSVRVYLGAEGNILEDSEKNCTRIKLASPIISNLDLKNIEGLDNRGFRSVRLPLYFDKSLGKNGLEIALKELCKLADKAIAKKASILILSDKEVDENKVQIPALLATSALHHHLIKKAKRTKASIVVESAEPREVHHFALLLGFGANAINPYFVYDIIKNLVDSKTIAKSYKDAVHTYDKAILKGVVKVISKMGISTIQSYCGAQIFEALGLSSKLVETYFAGTPTRIEGLDIEDVAKETIERHARGFDSRVTDFSLDSEGSIKYRSSQEEHLYNPMSIYKLQNACRTGSYKEFKEYTALFHNEMSAVTLRNLLDFRFQEPIPIEEVEPAENIVKRFKTGAMSYGSISKEAHECLAIAMNRLGGKSNTGEGGEERERFTRDENGDLRSSAIKQIASGRFGVTSEYLLNAKEIQIKMAQGAKPGEGGQLPGTKVYPWIAKARHATVGVGLISPPPHHDIYSIEDLAQLIYDMKNANQQALINVKLVSEAGVGTVAAGVAKGGADVILISGYDGGTGASPMTSIRHGGLPWEMGLAEAHQTLVLNGLRQRVKIETDGKLMTGKDVVIAALLGAEEYGFATAPLAAIGCVMMRVCNLDTCPVGIATQNEELRKRFTGKPEYVVNFMMFIAQEMREYMAELGFRTIDEMVGRTDKLCQKTVEGWKAQKVNLTRVLFKNFKMPNSNYHFEQKYDQKLYETIDATVLLDKASKALDAGEKVSIELHVDNVNRTIGTILGSEITRRYQNKGLPEDTIWIKMKGAGGQSMGAFIPSGITLELWGDANDYVGKGLSGGKIIVQEEQSTSREAYENIVIGNVAFYGATSGKAYINGAAGERFCVRNSGVDAVVEGVGDHGCEYMTGGRVVILGTIGRNFAAGMSGGIAYIQDETGMNRSRINTDMVYVEKLDGEDEVVLQQMLEDHYKHTRSAVTKKVLDRFDLKKIQFVKVLPKDYKKIMTLIKRYEQAGYGFDEAERLAFADVITVKK, via the coding sequence ATGGAAAAGGATTATCCCCAGCAGCAAGGAATGTACGATCCTGCTTTTGAGAAAGACGCATGTGGAATAGGTGCAATTGCCAGCATTAAGGGTATTCGGTCGCATAAAATTGTCACCGATGCGCTTCGGGTGCTCACCAAGCTCGATCACCGTGGCGGTGTGGGAGCCGATCCCAACGTTGGCGATGGTGCTGGCATTCTGATTCAGCTTCCGCATAAGTTTCTCACAAAGAAGATTCGTTTTTCGCTTGGCGAAGAGGGGCAATACGCCGTAGGGATGTTCTTTTTACCTCACGATGGAGCCGAGAGAAAGCGCGCCATGCTCATCTTCGAAAACATTGTAGATGTACACAACCATACTTTTCTGGGATGGAGGGAGGTGCCGATTAACGCTTCGAGCCTTGGCGATGCATCGCGCGACGCCATGCCCTACATTGCGCAGGCATTTGTAAAGCGTAACGACGATAGCACCGATAGGCAAAAGTTCGATGTCGACCTATTCGCTATACGAAAGGAGTTCGAGAAGCTCGCTCCCGACTCGTACATCTGCTCGCTTTCGTGCCGAACCATCGTTTATAAGGGGATGCTAACCTCTAAGCAGCTCGAGGTGTTCTACCCCGACCTAAACGACGAGGCTATGGAAAGCGCGCTGGCGCTGGTTCACTCGCGCTTTAGCACCAACACCTTTCCTTCGTGGAGGAGGGCGCATCCCAACCGCCTGATCATCCATAATGGCGAGATCAACACCATTAAGGGAAACCAGAATTGGATGACCGCCCGCGAGGGCAACTTTACCTCGAAGGTGTTTGGCGATAACCTCTCGAAGGTGCTTCCCGTAATTAACCCCGATGGTTCGGACTCCTCCATGCTCGACAACTCCATCGAGTTTATGGTGATGAATGGGCGTACCCTCCCCGAAGCGGTGATGATGCACATTCCCGAGCCTTGGAGCAAGAATAAGGAGCTGAACCGTAGCGTGCGCGACTACTTCGAGTATAAATCGACCATGATGGAGCCCTGGGATGGTCCGGCAGCCATCGCCTTTACCGATGGCGAGCAGCTGGGGGCGGTACTCGACAGAAACGGCCTTCGTCCGGCTCGCTACTATATCACCAAAGATGACTACCTTTTGCTTGCATCGGAGGTTGGGGTGTTCGATGTGGCTCAGAAAAATATTAAAACCAAAGGACGCTTAAAGCCTGGTAAGATGCTTTTGGTGGATACCGCTAAGGGCGAACTCATCAACGATAAGAAGCTAAAGGATACCTACTCGCGCCGCAAGCAGTACGCGAAGTGGATTGAGCGCAGCTTGGTTAAGCTGGAGCAGGCTATCGATGAGCACGAGGAGTCTACGGTTGACTACAGCCGCTACCTGAAGGGGTTTGGCTATACCTACGAGGATGTTTACTCCATCATCCAGCCCATGGCGACAACCGGCGATGACCCGCTATCGGCAATGGGGGTTGATACGCCGTTGGCGGTGCTCAGCAACAAGAGCAAGCTGCTGTACGACTACTTTAAGCAGATGTTCGCGCAGGTAACCAATCCGCCAATCGACGCCATTCGCGAGGAGATTGTAACCTCGGTGAGGGTGTACTTGGGTGCCGAGGGTAATATCCTAGAGGATTCGGAGAAGAACTGTACCCGCATTAAGCTGGCTAGCCCCATTATCAGCAACCTCGACCTAAAGAATATCGAGGGCCTTGACAACAGAGGCTTCCGAAGCGTTCGCCTGCCACTTTACTTCGACAAGTCGTTGGGCAAAAACGGGCTGGAGATTGCGCTTAAGGAGCTCTGCAAGTTGGCCGATAAGGCTATCGCTAAGAAGGCATCAATCCTTATTCTTAGCGATAAGGAGGTTGATGAAAACAAGGTACAGATACCAGCGCTGCTGGCAACATCGGCGCTGCACCATCACCTAATAAAGAAGGCTAAGAGAACAAAGGCAAGCATCGTTGTAGAGTCGGCAGAGCCCCGCGAGGTACACCACTTTGCGCTGCTGCTGGGCTTTGGGGCAAACGCCATCAACCCATACTTCGTTTACGATATTATCAAAAACTTGGTTGATAGCAAGACCATTGCCAAGTCGTACAAGGATGCCGTTCACACCTACGATAAGGCTATTCTTAAAGGTGTTGTAAAGGTTATCTCCAAGATGGGAATTTCCACCATCCAGTCGTACTGCGGTGCGCAGATATTCGAGGCGCTAGGGCTGTCGAGTAAGCTGGTTGAGACATACTTTGCAGGTACACCTACCCGCATTGAGGGGCTCGACATTGAGGACGTTGCCAAGGAGACTATCGAAAGGCATGCTCGTGGATTTGATAGCCGGGTTACCGACTTTTCGTTGGACTCGGAGGGTAGCATTAAGTACCGCAGTTCGCAGGAGGAGCACCTGTACAACCCCATGTCGATTTACAAGTTGCAGAACGCCTGCCGAACCGGCAGCTACAAGGAGTTTAAGGAGTACACAGCCCTATTCCATAACGAAATGTCGGCTGTTACGCTCCGCAACCTGCTCGATTTCCGCTTTCAGGAGCCAATTCCGATAGAAGAGGTTGAGCCTGCTGAGAATATCGTTAAGCGCTTTAAGACGGGAGCTATGTCGTACGGCTCAATCAGCAAGGAGGCGCACGAGTGCTTGGCTATTGCCATGAACCGACTTGGCGGCAAGTCGAATACCGGAGAAGGAGGCGAGGAGCGCGAGCGCTTCACCCGCGATGAGAACGGCGATCTTCGAAGCTCGGCAATTAAGCAGATTGCCTCTGGTAGATTTGGCGTTACCTCGGAGTATCTGCTGAATGCAAAGGAAATTCAGATAAAGATGGCGCAGGGTGCCAAGCCTGGCGAGGGAGGTCAGCTTCCCGGAACAAAGGTTTACCCCTGGATTGCCAAGGCTCGCCACGCAACGGTAGGAGTGGGGCTGATATCTCCACCACCTCACCACGATATCTACTCTATCGAGGATTTAGCCCAGCTAATCTACGACATGAAAAACGCCAACCAGCAAGCGCTTATCAACGTTAAGTTGGTGTCGGAGGCAGGCGTTGGAACGGTTGCCGCAGGTGTTGCCAAGGGTGGCGCCGATGTAATCCTTATAAGTGGTTACGATGGCGGAACAGGTGCATCGCCAATGACCTCTATTCGTCATGGTGGACTACCTTGGGAAATGGGGCTTGCCGAGGCGCATCAAACACTGGTGCTGAATGGGCTTCGTCAGCGCGTTAAGATTGAAACCGATGGCAAGCTGATGACGGGTAAGGATGTGGTGATTGCTGCTCTTTTGGGTGCCGAAGAATACGGCTTTGCAACGGCTCCACTAGCTGCCATTGGCTGCGTAATGATGCGCGTATGTAACCTCGACACCTGCCCGGTTGGTATTGCCACCCAAAACGAGGAGCTGCGCAAGCGTTTTACAGGAAAGCCTGAGTACGTGGTAAACTTTATGATGTTTATCGCCCAAGAGATGCGCGAGTACATGGCGGAGCTTGGCTTCCGTACCATCGACGAGATGGTTGGGCGTACCGATAAGCTTTGCCAGAAGACGGTTGAAGGGTGGAAGGCACAGAAGGTAAACCTAACTAGGGTGCTCTTCAAGAACTTCAAGATGCCAAACTCGAACTACCATTTCGAGCAGAAGTACGACCAGAAGCTGTACGAAACCATCGATGCAACGGTGTTGCTAGACAAGGCTTCGAAGGCGCTGGACGCTGGCGAAAAGGTATCCATCGAATTGCATGTCGATAATGTGAATAGAACCATTGGAACCATACTTGGTAGCGAAATTACCAGGAGGTACCAGAATAAAGGACTTCCCGAAGATACCATCTGGATTAAGATGAAGGGCGCAGGCGGACAAAGCATGGGCGCTTTTATCCCAAGCGGTATAACCCTCGAGCTTTGGGGCGATGCTAACGACTACGTGGGCAAGGGCCTTTCGGGCGGTAAGATTATCGTTCAGGAGGAGCAGTCCACCAGCCGCGAGGCATACGAGAATATTGTAATCGGTAACGTTGCCTTCTACGGCGCGACAAGCGGTAAGGCGTACATCAACGGGGCGGCAGGCGAGCGCTTCTGCGTTCGTAACTCGGGTGTCGATGCTGTAGTGGAAGGTGTTGGCGACCACGGTTGCGAGTACATGACAGGTGGTAGGGTGGTTATCCTAGGAACCATTGGCAGAAACTTTGCCGCTGGTATGTCGGGCGGTATTGCCTACATTCAGGATGAAACGGGCATGAACCGAAGCCGCATCAACACCGACATGGTGTACGTCGAGAAGCTCGATGGCGAGGACGAGGTGGTGCTACAGCAAATGCTGGAAGATCACTATAAGCACACCCGCTCGGCAGTAACCAAGAAGGTGCTGGATCGCTTCGATCTGAAAAAAATTCAGTTTGTAAAGGTGCTGCCTAAGGACTACAAGAAGATTATGACGCTGATTAAGCGATACGAGCAGGCAGGTTATGGCTTCGATGAGGCGGAGAGGCTTGCTTTTGCTGATGTTATAACCGTAAAGAAATAG
- the dapA gene encoding 4-hydroxy-tetrahydrodipicolinate synthase, producing MNLRGVGVALVTPFNEDGSVDFESLTRLVEYVSTNDVDYLVVHGTTGETPTLTKEEKRAIVKHVHESNKAKLPMVIGCGGNSTAEVIALLNDEMYKHADAILSVTPYYNKPNQAGLYEHYKAIASASKKPVVLYNVPGRTGVNLTAETIIRLANDFENIIAIKEADTDMNKMIKVLKGRPEGFLVLSADDAHVIPQVAVGADGVISVAANAYPKEFCSMVHLVLSGKFEEALPTLYKLADPIDQLFAEGNPTGVKAALGKLGICKNVLRLPLVPASDKLYGDIVKYIDGNM from the coding sequence ATGAATTTAAGAGGAGTTGGTGTAGCGCTTGTTACACCCTTTAACGAAGATGGAAGCGTAGACTTTGAGTCGTTAACTCGTTTGGTAGAGTACGTTTCTACCAATGATGTTGACTACCTAGTTGTTCACGGAACAACCGGCGAAACCCCTACATTGACTAAAGAGGAAAAGCGGGCAATCGTCAAACATGTTCACGAGAGCAACAAGGCTAAGCTTCCGATGGTTATTGGATGCGGCGGCAATAGCACCGCCGAGGTTATCGCTCTTCTGAATGATGAGATGTACAAGCATGCCGATGCCATCCTATCGGTAACGCCATACTACAACAAGCCTAATCAGGCAGGGCTGTACGAGCACTACAAGGCAATAGCCTCGGCTTCTAAGAAGCCTGTTGTGCTGTATAATGTGCCAGGACGTACAGGCGTGAACCTTACCGCTGAAACCATCATCCGCCTGGCGAACGACTTTGAGAATATCATCGCCATTAAGGAGGCCGATACCGACATGAACAAGATGATTAAGGTGCTAAAGGGGAGACCCGAAGGATTCCTTGTTCTTTCGGCTGATGACGCTCACGTGATTCCTCAAGTTGCCGTTGGCGCCGATGGCGTGATTTCGGTTGCCGCCAACGCTTACCCAAAGGAGTTCTGCAGCATGGTTCACCTCGTTTTGAGCGGCAAGTTTGAGGAGGCTTTACCAACGCTATACAAGCTCGCCGATCCTATCGACCAGCTTTTCGCTGAAGGAAATCCAACAGGCGTCAAGGCTGCTCTTGGCAAGTTGGGCATCTGTAAGAATGTTCTCCGCCTCCCTCTGGTGCCTGCTTCCGATAAGCTTTACGGCGATATTGTGAAGTACATCGACGGCAATATGTAG